In Sphaeramia orbicularis chromosome 3, fSphaOr1.1, whole genome shotgun sequence, a genomic segment contains:
- the mis12 gene encoding protein MIS12 homolog, with protein MERETREQSEMDVRGEAPEDGDTYSPSKLKMYDAQFFGFTPQTCVLRACNAFQDCLYDILPVVEKVCVRQLSKGESAEEEELLRAGARECSRKLQQFLEERFKQLFERMEPLLVDRCLSLPANVLLPEDQSHNKYPQDIQEVFKLESSIADLQTAYEAEICAKQALLAELEEQKEAQKQLEEILAWIRELQGAWVKEGNGSFHESFRLVMESVQKLQKNTREVCKKTPH; from the exons ATGGAGCGGGAAACTCGGGAACAGTCGGAGATGGATGTCCGCGGAGAGGCTCCAGAGGACGGGGACACTTACTCTCCGTCCAAATTAAAAATGTACGACGCGCAGTTTTTCGGCTTCACCCCACAGACCTGTGTGCTTCGGGCTTGTAACGCTTTCCAGGATTGTCTGTACGATATTTTACCCGTCGTAGAAAAGGTGTGTGTGAGGCAGCTGAGCAAGGGCGAGTCGGCCGAGGAGGAGGAGCTGCTCCGGGCCGGGGCCAGGGAGTGCAGCCGAAAACTGCAGCAGTTCCTGGAGGAGCGGTTCAAGCAGCTGTTTGAGCGAATGGAGCCGCTACTGGTGGACCGATGCCTGTCACTGCCGGCAAATGTCCTGCTGCCGGAGGACCAGTCTCACAACAAGTATCCTCAGGACATACAG GAGGTGTTCAAGCTGGAGTCTTCCATTGCAGATCTCCAAACAGCCTACGAAGCAGAGATCTGTGCCAAGCAGGCTTTACTTGCTGAGTTGGAGGAGCAGAAAGAGGCACAGAAGCAGTTGGAAGAGATACTAGCATGGATCAGAGAGTTACAGGGAGCCTGGGTTAAAGAGGGTAATGGCAGCTTCCATGAAAGCTTCCGACTGGTGATGGAGTCAGTACAGAAACTACAGAAGAACACCAGAGAAGTCTGCAAAAAAACACCCCATTAA
- the ppm1g gene encoding protein phosphatase 1G isoform X1, which yields MGAYLSQPNTSKTSSDGGNSNMSYGFSAMQGWRVSMEDAHNCIPEFDEETTMFAVYDGHGGEEVALYCSKYLPDIIKEQKTYKDGKLQKALEDAFLAIDSRITTEEVIKELVQIAGRPTEEPPTEKVAEEDDLDTEEAALLHEEATMTIEELLVRYGQNRNAVKHAAAISAAAKKVSCPHPDTTGEDGGEGQRKEEGLNGEMEEEESNGKVKEREGAACGSKLRACRRTGGAESTDAAARESGSSNGEEKAGKAEGDAGPSCSSLSSKASGDSKSRFFDDSEESEEGEEEEGSDEEDGSEDEEGDSSELEEEEDTEEGEEDSEEEDEEEMCLPGMDGKEEPGSDSGTTAVVALIRGKQLIVANAGDSRCVVSERGKAVDMSYDHKPEDEVELARIKNAGGKVTMDGRVNGGLNLSRAIGDHFYKRNKALPPEEQMISAMPDVKVLTLNEEHDFMVIACDGIWNVLSSQEVVDFISERIKPDQSGKTRPLSSIVEELLDHCLAPDTSGDGTGCDNMTCIIITFRPHSAQSQSDDTKKRKHQDEAEGKEMEKNGNDSKKAKSD from the exons ATGGGGGCTTATCTGTCGCAACCTAACACATCCAAGACCTCCTCCGATGGCGGCAACAGCAACATGAGCTACGGCTTCTCTGCCATGCAAGGATGGCGTGTTTCCATGGAG GATGCTCACAACTGTATCCCAGAGTTTGATGAGGAGACCACTATGTTTGCTGTGTATGATGGACATGGAG GTGAAGAGGTAGCCTTGTATTGTTCAAAGTACCTACCTGACATCATAAAGGAGCAGAAGACATACAAAGATGGGAAACTACAAAAG GCTCTGGAGGATGCCTTCTTGGCTATCGATAGTAGAATAACCACAGAAGAAGTAATCAAGGAGCTGGTCCAGATCGCCGGGCGGCCCACTGAGGAGCCACCCACTGAGAAGGTGGCAGAGGAGGATGATT TGGACACAGAGGAGGCAGCTCTGCTTCACGAGGAGGCCACCATGACCATTGAGGAGCTGCTGGTACGTTACGGCCAGAACCGCAACGCAGTCAAACATGCTGCCGCCATCAG TGCGGCCGCTAAGAAGGTGTCCTGCCCACACCCTGACACAACTGGAGAAGATGGTGGTGAAGgacagaggaaggaggaggggttGAATggggagatggaggaggaagagagtAATGGAAAAGTGAAGGAACGTGAAGGAGCTGCGTGTGGGTCCAAGCTGCGAGCCTGTCGAAGAACAGGAGGAGCTGAAAGCACTGATGCAG CAGCCAGGGAGTCTGGAAGCTCCAATGGAGAGGAGAAGGCCGGTAAGGCAGAAGGAGATGCAGGTCCTTCctgctcttctttgtcttctaAAGCTTCTGGAGATTCAAAGTCCAGATTTTTTGATGACAGCGAGGAATctgaggagggggaagaggaggagggcagCGATGAGGAG GACGGTAGTGAGGATGAAGAAGGTGATAGCAGTGAGttggaagaagaggaagacacagaggagggagaggaagactctgaggaggaagatgaggaggaaatGTGTCTACCTGGAATGGACGGCAAGGAGGAG CCTGGCTCAGACAGCGGCACTACAGCTGTTGTGGCTCTAATCCGAGGGAAGCAACTGATCGTAGCCAATGCTGGAGACTCTCGCTGTGTGGTCTCTGAGCGTG GTAAAGCTGTGGACATGTCGTACGACCACAAGCCAGAGGATGAGGTGGAACTGGCTCGAATCAAAAACGCTGGAGGGAAAGTGACCATGGATGGTCGAGTCAACGGTGGACTGAACCTGTCCAGAGCTATTG GTGACCACTTCTACAAGAGGAACAAGGCTCTGCCTCCAGAGGAGCAGATGATTTCTGCGATGCCAGACGTTAAAGTCCTGACGCTTAATGAGGAACACGACTTCATGGTCATTGCCTGTGACGGCATCTG GAATGTGTTGAGCAGTCAGGAAGTAGTGGACTTCATCAGTGAAAGGATCAAACCAGACCAGAGCGGTAAAACCAGGCCTCTGTCATCCATAGTGGAAGAG CTGCTGGACCACTGCTTGGCTCCCGACACGTCTGGAGACGGAACAGGATGCGACAACATGACCTGtatcatcatcaccttcaggCCTCACTCTGCTCAAAGCCAGTCAGACGACACAAAGAAGAGGAAGCACCAAGATGAGGCAGAAGGGAAGGAGATGGAGAAGAATGGAAACGACAGCAAAAAGGCAAAGAGTGACTAA
- the ppm1g gene encoding protein phosphatase 1G isoform X2 — translation MGAYLSQPNTSKTSSDGGNSNMSYGFSAMQGWRVSMEDAHNCIPEFDEETTMFAVYDGHGGEEVALYCSKYLPDIIKEQKTYKDGKLQKALEDAFLAIDSRITTEEVIKELVQIAGRPTEEPPTEKVAEEDDLDTEEAALLHEEATMTIEELLVRYGQNRNAVKHAAAISAAAKKVSCPHPDTTGEDGGEGQRKEEGLNGEMEEEESNGKVKEREGAACGSKLRACRRTGGAESTDAARESGSSNGEEKAGKAEGDAGPSCSSLSSKASGDSKSRFFDDSEESEEGEEEEGSDEEDGSEDEEGDSSELEEEEDTEEGEEDSEEEDEEEMCLPGMDGKEEPGSDSGTTAVVALIRGKQLIVANAGDSRCVVSERGKAVDMSYDHKPEDEVELARIKNAGGKVTMDGRVNGGLNLSRAIGDHFYKRNKALPPEEQMISAMPDVKVLTLNEEHDFMVIACDGIWNVLSSQEVVDFISERIKPDQSGKTRPLSSIVEELLDHCLAPDTSGDGTGCDNMTCIIITFRPHSAQSQSDDTKKRKHQDEAEGKEMEKNGNDSKKAKSD, via the exons ATGGGGGCTTATCTGTCGCAACCTAACACATCCAAGACCTCCTCCGATGGCGGCAACAGCAACATGAGCTACGGCTTCTCTGCCATGCAAGGATGGCGTGTTTCCATGGAG GATGCTCACAACTGTATCCCAGAGTTTGATGAGGAGACCACTATGTTTGCTGTGTATGATGGACATGGAG GTGAAGAGGTAGCCTTGTATTGTTCAAAGTACCTACCTGACATCATAAAGGAGCAGAAGACATACAAAGATGGGAAACTACAAAAG GCTCTGGAGGATGCCTTCTTGGCTATCGATAGTAGAATAACCACAGAAGAAGTAATCAAGGAGCTGGTCCAGATCGCCGGGCGGCCCACTGAGGAGCCACCCACTGAGAAGGTGGCAGAGGAGGATGATT TGGACACAGAGGAGGCAGCTCTGCTTCACGAGGAGGCCACCATGACCATTGAGGAGCTGCTGGTACGTTACGGCCAGAACCGCAACGCAGTCAAACATGCTGCCGCCATCAG TGCGGCCGCTAAGAAGGTGTCCTGCCCACACCCTGACACAACTGGAGAAGATGGTGGTGAAGgacagaggaaggaggaggggttGAATggggagatggaggaggaagagagtAATGGAAAAGTGAAGGAACGTGAAGGAGCTGCGTGTGGGTCCAAGCTGCGAGCCTGTCGAAGAACAGGAGGAGCTGAAAGCACTGATGCAG CCAGGGAGTCTGGAAGCTCCAATGGAGAGGAGAAGGCCGGTAAGGCAGAAGGAGATGCAGGTCCTTCctgctcttctttgtcttctaAAGCTTCTGGAGATTCAAAGTCCAGATTTTTTGATGACAGCGAGGAATctgaggagggggaagaggaggagggcagCGATGAGGAG GACGGTAGTGAGGATGAAGAAGGTGATAGCAGTGAGttggaagaagaggaagacacagaggagggagaggaagactctgaggaggaagatgaggaggaaatGTGTCTACCTGGAATGGACGGCAAGGAGGAG CCTGGCTCAGACAGCGGCACTACAGCTGTTGTGGCTCTAATCCGAGGGAAGCAACTGATCGTAGCCAATGCTGGAGACTCTCGCTGTGTGGTCTCTGAGCGTG GTAAAGCTGTGGACATGTCGTACGACCACAAGCCAGAGGATGAGGTGGAACTGGCTCGAATCAAAAACGCTGGAGGGAAAGTGACCATGGATGGTCGAGTCAACGGTGGACTGAACCTGTCCAGAGCTATTG GTGACCACTTCTACAAGAGGAACAAGGCTCTGCCTCCAGAGGAGCAGATGATTTCTGCGATGCCAGACGTTAAAGTCCTGACGCTTAATGAGGAACACGACTTCATGGTCATTGCCTGTGACGGCATCTG GAATGTGTTGAGCAGTCAGGAAGTAGTGGACTTCATCAGTGAAAGGATCAAACCAGACCAGAGCGGTAAAACCAGGCCTCTGTCATCCATAGTGGAAGAG CTGCTGGACCACTGCTTGGCTCCCGACACGTCTGGAGACGGAACAGGATGCGACAACATGACCTGtatcatcatcaccttcaggCCTCACTCTGCTCAAAGCCAGTCAGACGACACAAAGAAGAGGAAGCACCAAGATGAGGCAGAAGGGAAGGAGATGGAGAAGAATGGAAACGACAGCAAAAAGGCAAAGAGTGACTAA